One Microcebus murinus isolate Inina chromosome 10, M.murinus_Inina_mat1.0, whole genome shotgun sequence DNA segment encodes these proteins:
- the AQP5 gene encoding aquaporin-5, which yields MKKEVCSVAFLKAVFAEFLATLIFVFFGLGSALKWPSALPSILQISLAFGLAIGTMAQALGPVSGGHINPAITLALLLGNQISLLRAVFYVVAQLVGAIAGAATLYWLAPLNARGNLAVNALNNNTTQGQAMVVELILTFQLGLCVFASTDSRRTSPVGSPALSIGLSVTLGHLVGIYFTGCSMNPARSFGPAVVMNRFSPSHWVFWVGPILGASLAAILYFYLLFPNSLSLSERVAIIKGTYEPEEDWEEQREERKKTMELTAR from the exons ATGAAGAAGGAGGTGTGCTCTGTGGCCTTCCTCAAGGCCGTGTTCGCGGAGTTCTTAGCCACTCTCATCTTCGTCTTCTTTGGCCTCGGCTCAGCCCTCAAGTGGCCCTCGGCGCTGCCCTCCATTCTGCAGATCTCGTTGGCCTTTGGCCTGGCCATAGGCACCatggcccaggccctggggcccgTGAGCGGCGGCCACATCAACCCCGCCATCACCCTGGCCCTCTTATTGGGCAACCAGATCTCGCTGCTCCGGGCTGTCTTCTACGTGGTGGCCCAGCTGGTGGGTGCCATTGCCGGGGCGGCCACCCTCTACTGGCTGGCACCACTCAATGCCCGGGGCAATCTGGCAGTCAACGCG CTCAACAACAACACGACACAGGGCCAGGCCATGGTGGTGGAGCTGATTCTGACCTTCCAGCTGGGGCTCTGCGTCTTCGCCTCTACTGACTCCCGCCGCACCAGCCCTGTGGGCTCCCCGGCCCTGTCCATTGGCCTGTCTGTCACATTGGGTCACCTTGTGGGG ATCTACTTCACTGGCTGCTCCATGAACCCAGCTCGCTCTTTCGGCCCCGCAGTGGTCATGAATCGGTTTAGCCCCTCGCACTGG GTCTTCTGGGTGGGCCCCATCCTGGGGGCTTCCTTGGCTGCCATCCTCTACTTCTATTTGCTCTTCCCTAATTCCCTGAGCCTGAGTGAGCGTGTGGCCATCATCAAGGGCACGTATGAGCCCGAAGAGGACTGGGAGGAGCAGCGGGAGGAGCGGAAGAAGACCATGGAGCTGACGGCCCGTTGA